The Gadus morhua chromosome 16, gadMor3.0, whole genome shotgun sequence DNA window ATCAGTAGTCCAACTAGTAGCTGGTTAGGAGGTGTTCTGATCGTGGATCATTAACCCCTCTCCCAGGACCCTGTGGGCCCGGGAGGCGAGGCCAACATGTTCCAGGACGGAGTGACCCATGTGGGTGAGTACAGGGCCGCGGCCTGTGGCCAAGGGGACACGTGTTTCCTACCCGGTGGTCACCTTGTCTCCTACCCGGTGTCACCTTGTTTCCTACCTGGTGGTCACCTTGTTTCCTACCTGGTGGTCACCTTGTTTCTTACCCGGTGGTCACCTTGTTTCCTGCCCGGTGGTCACCTTGTCTCCTACCCGGTGGTCACCTTGTTTCCTACCCGGTGGTCACCTTGTCTCCTACCCAGTGTCACCTTGTTTCCTACCTGGTGGTCACCTTGTTTCCTACCCGGTGGTCACCTTGTTTCCTACCCAGTGGTCACCTTGTCTCCTACCCGGTGGTCACCTTGTCTCCTACCCGGTGGTCACCTTGTTTCCTACCCGGTGGTCACCTTGTTTCCTACCCGGTGGTCACCTTGTCTCCTACCCGGTGGTCACCTTGTTTCCTACCCGGTGGTCACCTTGTTTCTTACCCGGTGGTCACCTTGTTTCTTACCCGGTGGTCACCTTGTCTCCTACCCGGTGGTCATCTTCTCTCCTACCCGGTGGTCACCTTGTTTCCTACCCGGTGGTCACCTTGTTTCCTACCCGGTGGTCACCTTGTTTCCTACCCGGTGTCACCTTATTTCCTACCCGGTGGTCACCTTGTTTCCTACCCGGTGGTCACCTTCTCTCCTACCCGGTGGTCACCTTGTTTCCTACCCGGTGGTCACCTTGTTTCCTACCCGGTGGTCACCTTGTTTCCTACCCGGTGTCACCTTATTTCCTACATGCATTAAGGGTACCACCATTTTGTAGCGCTgtctgatatatatttatagaccACTACCAGAGCTAATTTTTCGCACTATTTCCCATGATAACTATCTGTAACAGGGTAATCTGGGACCAGCGgtcctactgggttacagcagaacctctggtccagcagtcctactgggttatagaacctctggtccagcagtcctactgggttataggacctctggtccagcagtcctactgggttatagaacctctggtccagcagtcctactgggttatagaccctctggtccagcagtcctactgggttatagaacctctggtccagcagtcctactgggttatagaacctctggtccagcagtcctactgggttatagaacctctggtccagcagtcctactgggttatagaacctctggtccagcagtcctactgggttataggacctctggtccagcagtcctactgggttataggacctctggtccagcagtcctactgggttacagcagaacctctggtccagcagtcctactgggttatagaacctctggtccagcagtcctactgggttaggaCATTAACTGCAGCTGGACCAAGTGTAGTTCATATTATGTTCGCCAATTAGCTTATGAAGTGAACATGAACTGTCCGGGAACCCACGGGCAAGGCATCTGTATcagtgcagcagcagtagcatgTGACAGAAGAACCCTGGCTGAGCATGTGACAGAAGAACCCTAGTTCAGATCGACCAGAAGGTCCGATCTGAGGTTGAACAACACGATATGAAGCGTgtgctggttagggttagaatcgACCCTGTGTGGAAGGTCGCAGGGGAACCATGTGGGCTATAGGAGCAAATGAGATGAGTCATCTGAGGAAAGGTGACCACTGTCTCCTGGTGAGCACACTAGTCATCTGAGGAAAGGTGACCACTGTCTCCTGGTGAGGACACTAGTCATCTGAGGAAAGGTGACCACTGTCTCCTGGTGAGCACACTAGTCATCTGAGGAAAGGTGACCACTGTCTCCCGGTGAGGACACTAGTCATCTGAGGAAAGGTGACCACTGTCTCCCGGTGAGGACACTAGTCATCTGAGGAAAGGTGACCACTGTCTCCCGGTGAGGACACTAGTCATCTGAGGAAAGGTGACCACTGTCTCCCGGTGAGCACACTAGTCATCTGAGGAAAGGTGACCACTGTCTCCCGGTGAGCACACTAGTCATCTGAGGAAAGGTGACCACTGTCTCCTCGTGAGGACACTAGTCATCTGAGGAAAGGTGACCACTGTCTCATGGTGAGCACACTAGTCATCTGAGGAAAGGTGACCACTGTCTCCTGGTGAGCACACTAGTCATCTGAGGAAAGGTGACCACTGTCTCCTGGTGAGAAGGGAACAAGGTGACCACTGTCTCCTGGTGAGAAGGGAACAAGGTGACCACTGTCTCCTGGTGAGCACACTAGTCATCTGAGGAAAGGTGACCACTGTCTCCTGGTGAGGACACTAGTCATCTGAGGAAAGGTGACCACTGTCTCCTGGTGAGCACACTAGTCATCTGAGGAAAGGTGACCACTGTCTCCTGGTGAGGACACTAGTCATCTGAGGAAAGGTGACCACTGTCTCCTGCTGAGGACACTAGTCATCTGAGGAAAGGTGACCACTGTCTCCTGGTGAGCACACTAGTCATCTGAGGAAAGGTGACCACTGTCTCCTGGTGAGGACACTAGTCATCTGAGGAAAGGTGACCACTGTCTCCTGCTGAGGACACTAGTCATCTGAGGAAAGGTGACCACTGTCTCCTGTTGAGCACACTAGTCATCTGAGGAAAGGTAACGACTGTCTCCTGCTGAGAAGGGAACAAGGTGACCACTGTCTCCTGGTGAGAAGAGAACAAGGTGACGACTGTCTCCTGGTGAGAAGGGAACAAGGTGACCACTGTCTCCTGGTGAGAAGAGAACAAGGTGACCACTGTCTCCTGGTGAGGACACTAGTCATCTGAGTAAAGGTGACCACTGTCTCCTTGTGAGGACACTAGTCATCTGAGTAAAGGTGACCACTGTCTCCTGGTGAGGACACTAGTCATCTGAGTAAAGGTGACCACTGTCTCCTTGTGAGGACACTAGTCATCTGAGTAAAGGTGACCACTGTCTCCTGGTGAGGACACTAGTCATCTGAGTAAAGGTGACCACTGTCTCCTTGTGAGGACACTAGTCATCTGAGTAAAGGTGACCACTGTCTCCTGGTGAGAAGGGAACAAGTTGACATTAACAACATTTACTCAGCGGATTACCTCCCTGCTGCTGTGTCAATGTTAGCTTTAGCTTATGTTCATCATAGCTTTAGGgtcgtgtctgtctgtcctcacgtcctcctttctgtctgtcctcacgtcctcctgtctgtctgtcctcacgtcctcctgtctgtctgtgctgtagactttgtgttggtgtgggagGAGAGTTTGAGCGGACAGAAGGAAGAGAGGGGCGTGTCGTCGTCTAGCCCCGCCCACAGCATGAAGAGGGAGGAGTTTCTTTCCAGACTCAGAGACGCAGGACTACTGCTAGAGCAGGtacatgtctccctctctgcctgtcggtctgtctgaggagctgtctgtctacctgtctgtctgtctgtctgtctaattGCTGTCCTATCCTATCCatcaatgtttatgtgtgtgtgtgtgtgtgtgtgtgtgtgtgtgtgtgtgtgtgtgtgtgtgtgtgtgtgtgtgtgtgtgtgtgtgtgtgtgtgtgtgtgtgtgtgtagagagagaggctctATCTGAAGAGGAAGGTGTGTTATGTTCTTCTCAACGCCCCCTGGACAGTTCTCTGTTACTACGCAGAGGAGCTCAGCCTCAGAGCACCACTACAGGTACCCCTCACTACCCCTCAcactaacccctcactaacccctcactaacccctcactaaccctcacactaacccctcactaacccctcactaacccTTCACTAACCCTCACTAACCCTCAcactaacccctcactaacccctcactaacccctcactaacccctcactaacccctcactaaccctcacactaacccctcactaacccctcactaacccctcactaaccccgcactaacccctcactaacccctcactaacccctcactaacccctcactaacccctcactaaccctcacactaacccctcactaacccctcactaacccctcactaacccctcactaacccctcactaacccCTCATTAACCCTCAcactaacccctcactaacccctcactaaccctcactaacccctcactaaccctcacactaacccctcactaacccctcactaacccctcactaacccctcactaaccctcacactaaccccccactaacccctcactaacccctcactaacccctcactaacccCACACTAACCCCCcactaacccctcactaacccctcactaatccctcactaacccctcactaacccCCACACTGACCCCAACACTGACCCCACCACTAACCccaccactaacactaaccccgcactaacccctcactaacccctcactaacccctcactaacccCCACACTGACCCCAACACTGACCccaccactaacactaacccctcactaacccctcactaacccctcactaacccctcactaacccctcactaaccccaactctaacccctcactaacccctcactaacccCAACTCTAACCCCTCAATAACCCCTCAATAACCCCtcactaacccctcactaacccctcactaatccctcactaacccctcactaacccCCACACTGACCCCAACACTGACCCCACCACTAACCCCGcactaacccctcactaacccctcactaacccctcactaacccCCACACTGACCCCAACACTGACCccaccactaacactaacccctcactaacccctcactaacccCTTACTAACCCCAACTCTAACCCCTCAATAACCCCtcactaacccctcactaacccCCACACTGACCCCAACACTGACCCTCACACTAACCCCCACACTGACCCCTAACAAACCCTCAcactaacccctcactaacccTCACACTAAgttaaaccctaaccctgaacacTAACATCTAACCCTTAATACAAACCTtaacctctgaccctaaccactaagCCTGCGTGTACGGTCTTaaccccttaccttaacctctgaccctaaccactaagCCTGCGTGCACGGTCTTaaccccttaccttaacctctgaccctaaccactaagCCTGCGTGTACGGTCTTaaccccttaccttaacctctgaccctaaccactaagCCTGCGTGTACGGTCTTaaccccttaccttaacctctgaccctaaccactaagCCTGCGTGTACGGTCTAAAgcccttaccttaacctctTCTGGACTGTAAGCGTGACGATGGGGGACTGATGATAGCTCTCCGACGGTCCAGGTGGTTCAGACACCGACCTACAGCTGGTCGGAGAAGGTCCTGGAGAGGCTGTCCATCCCCAACCTGATGAGTCAGCGGGTCCCTAATGCCCCTCCCGACTACTACACCTGCCCCTTCAGGACCTCCAAACTGGACAGGTAGCCCCCCACCTTTAACCTCACCCTGACCTTCACCCTGACCCTTACCCTCGCGCCCTCACCCTCCCTTACACTAGCTCCTACCCTAACTTAACTTATCTGAGGGCCGTCCTGGAGCTTAACCAACCTTAACCTTAACTAGCCTTAGCCGTAGCTAACCTTAACCCCCTTCAGTGGATCTCCACGTCCTACTGGTGGAGGTCCACGTCCTACTGGTGGAGGTCCACGTCCTACTGGTGGATCTCCACGTCCTACTGGTGGAGGTCCACGTCCTACTGGTGGATCTCCACGTCCTACTGGTGGAGATCCACTGTCCTACTGGTGGATCTCCACGTCCTACTGGTGGAGGTCCACTGTCCTACTGGTGGATCTCCACGTCCTACTGGTGGAGATCCACTGTCCTACTGGTGGATCTCCACGTCCTACTGGTGGAGGTCCACTGACACCGATGCCTTGCCCATAGGTTCCTGGACAGTGGTAACAAGGAGACCTTCTTTAAGAAGACCCAGAGGCACCAGCTGGTAGGTGACCCCGTTCACTAGAAGAGGTACTCGTAAGAGTAAtagtactgtctgtctgtctgcctagtggtggtagtagtagtagtagcagtagtactagtagtagtagtcctggtggtggtggtggtggtggtggtggtggttatagtAACCCAGCTCTATGAGATCCTAGCCAGGACCCGTAAGTTAGGGACCAGTGtgaccagtatgaccagtatgaccagtaTGACCAGTGCGCTGTGTCCCCAGCTCTATGAGATCCTGGCCAGGACCAGTAAGTTAGGGACCAGTAAGTTAGGGACCAGTATGACCAGTATGACCAGTGCACTGTGTCCCCAGCTCTATGAGATCCTGGCCAGGACCAGTAAGTTAGGGACCAGTAAGTTAGGGACCAGTATGACCAGTATGACCAGTGCGCTGTGTCCCCAGCTCTATGAGATCCTGGCCAGGACCAGTAAGTTAGGGACCAGTAAGTTAGGGACCAGTATGACCAGTATGACCAGTGCGCTGTGTCCCCAGCTCTATGAGATCCTGGCCAGGACCAGTAAGTTAGGGACCAGTAAGTTAGGGACCAGTATGACCAGTATGACCAGTGCACTGTGTCCCCAGCTCTATGAGATCCTGGCCAGGACCAGTAAGTTAGGGACCAGTAAGTTAGGGACCAGTATGACCAGTATGACCAGTGCGCTGTGTCCCCAGCTCTATGAGATCCTGGCCAGGACCAGTAAGTTAGGGACCAGTAAGTTAGGGACCAGTATGACCAGTATGACCAGTGCGCTGTGTCCCCAGCTCTATGAGATCCTGGCCAGGACCAGTAAGTTAGGGACCAGTAAGTTAGGGACCAGTATGACCAGTATGACCAGTGCGCTGTGTCCCCAGCTCTATGAGATCCTGGCCAGGACCAGTAAGTTAGGGACCAGTAAGTTAGGGACCAGTATGACCAGTATGACCAGTGCGCTGTGTCCCCAGCTCTATGAGATCCTGGCCAGGACCAGTAAGTTAGGGACCAGTAAGTTAGGGACCAGTATGACCAGTATGACCAGTGCGCTGTGTCCCCAGCTCTATGAGATCCTGGCCAGGACCAGTAAGTTAGGGACCAGTAAGTTAGGGACCAGTATGACCAGTATGACCAGTGCGCTGTGTCCCCAGCTCTATGAGATCCTGGCCAGGACCAGTAAGTTAGGGACCAGTAAGTTAGGGACCAGTATGACCAGTATGACCAGTGCGCTGTGTCCCCAGCTCTATGAGATCCTGGCCAGGACCAGTAAGTTAGGGACCAGTAAGTTAGGGACCAGTATGACCAGTATGACCAGTGCGCTGTGTCCCCAGCTCTATGAGATCCTGGCCAGGACCAGTAAGTTAGGGACCAGTAAGTTAGGGACCAGTATGACCAGTATGACCAGTGCGCTGTGTCCCCAGCTCTATGAGATCCTGGCCAGGACCCCCTACGGGGACGTGAcccggggggaggtgggggtcgaCCGGCTGCTGTCGGAGGAGGTGTTCTCTGCTGCCTACCCCCTGCACGaggtgcctgtctgtctgtctgtctgtctgtctgtctgtctgtctgtctgtctgtctgtctgtctgcctgcctgtctgtctgtctgtctgtctgtctgtctgcctgcctgtctgtctgtctgtctgtctgctgcatgtctgtctgtctgtctgtctgtctgcctgtctgtctgtctgtctgtctgtctgtctgtctgtctgtctgtctgcctgtctgcctgtctgtctgtctgtctgtctgtctgtctgtctgcctgcctgtctgtctgtctgtctgtctgtctgctgcatgtctgtctgtctgtctgtctgtctgtctgtctgtctgtctgtctgtctgtctgctgcatgtctgtctgtctgtctgtctgtctgtctgtctgctgcatgtctgtctgtctgtctgtctgctgcatgtctgtctgtctacttgTCTACCTACAAGTCTATCTGACTGCCTGTCggccccctcctcctgcagggtTCCTATGAGGTCCCACGGGGGGTGACCTCAGACAGGCTGAGTGTGAGACAGGTTCTGTTCCAGTACTGGGCGCGCTGGGGTAGCTGGTACCGCTACCAGCCGCTGGACCACATCAGGGACTACTTCGGAGAGAAGGTCGCCCTCTACTTCGCCTGGCTGGGTAACCATACCCCTAGCAGCTTTAGCCCGCTGGTGGAGTACAACGTAACCCGCTAGCCCACCAGGAAGCAGAGCTAGGAAGGGGGCAGCCTTTAGCGTGGGCATTCAGCATGTAGCCTGTAGCCTATACCCTGTAGCATATAGCCTGTAGCATAAAGAGCATGTAATATGTCCCTGCTGCCCAGATAGCATGGAGCAGCAGGTTAATCGATAGCATGTAGCATCAGGCTAATAGATAATGTAGCATCAGGCTAATATATAGCTTGTAGCAGCAGGTCAATAGATAGCATGTAGCAGCAAGTTAAGAGATAGCATGTAGCAGCAGGTTAAGAGATAGCACTCTGTCCGCAGGTTAATAGATAGGATGTAGCAGCAGGCTAAGAGATAGCATGTCGTAGCAGGTTAGCATGTAGCATCAGGCTAGCTCCGCTCTGTCCGCAGGTTATAGATAGTATGTAGCAGCAGGTCAACAGATAGCATGTAGCAGCTGGTTAGCACGTAGCATCCGGCTAGCTGTGCTGTGTCCAGGGTTCTACACCGGCTGGCTGGTGCCGGCCGCCGTCATGGGAACCGTCGTCTTCCTGTTCGGATTCTGGCTCGTCACCACCGACCTCcccgcgtgagtgtgtgtgggggtgtgtgtgtgtgtgtgcgtgtgtgtgtgtgtgggtgtgcgtgtctctgtgtgtgtgtttgtgtctgtgtcttcgtGTGTCACTCACTACAATGACAATACAataacatctgtgtgtgtgtgtgtgtgtgtgtgtgtgtgtgtgtgtgtgtgtgtgtgtgtgtgtgtgtgtgtgtgtgtgtgtgtgtgtgtgtgtgtgtgtgtgtgtgtgtgtgtgtgtgtgcagcaagGAGCTGTGTCACAGTGACATCATCATGTGTCCACTCTGTAACATCTGCTCCCACTGGAACCTGTCCAGCATCTGTCTCACCTTCAaggtactgtctgtctgtctgtccagcatCTGTCTCACCTTCAaggtactgtctgtctgtctgtccagcatCTGTCTCACCTTCAaggtactgtctgtctgtctgtccagcatCTGTCTCACCTTCAaggtactgtctgtctgtctatctgtccagCATCTGTCTCACCTTCAaggtactgtctgtctgtctgtctgtccagcatCTGTCTCACCTTCAaggtactgtctgtctgtctgtctgtctgtccagcatCTGTCTCACCTTCTGTCAGTCTTTCAAAGAACATTGCTCTTCAGGGTCTATATTCTTTTGATGTATATCATCtataggttgtgtgtgtatataatgtatgtatctataggttggtgtgtgtatataatgtatatatctataggttggtgtgtgtatataatgtatatatctataggttggtgtgtgtgtatataatgtatatctctataggttggtgtgtgtatataatgtatatatctataggttggtgtgtgtatataatgtatatatctataggttggtgtgtgtgtatataatgtatatatctatatgttggtgtgtgtataatgtgtatatctataggttggtgtgtgtgtgtgtgtataatgtatatatctataggttggtgtgtgtgtgtgtgtgtgtgtgtgtgtgtgtgtgtgtgtataatgtatatatctataggttggtgtgtgtgtataatgtatatcaTCTATAggctggtgtgtgtatatagtgtatatatctataggttggtgtgtgtgtatataatgtatatatctataggttggtgtgtgtagataattttggtgtgtgtatataatgtatacatatacattatatacactggggggtgtatataatgtatatcatctataggttggtgtgtgtgtataatgtatataatctataggttggtgtgtgtatataatgtatatatctataggttggtgtgtgtatataatgtatataatctataggttggtgtgtgtgtgtatataatgtgtatatctataggttggtatgtgtatataatgtatatatctataggttggtgtgtgtatataatgtatatcatctataggttggtgtgtgtgtataatgtatatcatctataggttggtgtgtgtgtataatgtatatcatctataggttggtgtgtgtgtataatgtatatcaTCTTTAGGTTGGtggtgtatataatgtatatcatctataggttggtgtgtgtatataatgtatatatctataggttggtgtgtgtgtataatgtatataatctataggttggtgtgtgtataatgtatataatctataggttggtgtgtgtatataatgtatatctctataggttggtgtgtgtatataatgtctATATCTATAggctggtgtgtgtatataatgtatatatctataggttggtgtgtgtatataatgtatgtatctataggttggtgtgtgtatataatgtatatatctataggctggtgtgtgtatataatgtatatatctataggttggtgtgtgtgtatataatgtatatatctataggttggtgtgtgtagataattttggtgtgtgtatataatgtatacatatacattatatacactggggggtgtatataatgtatatcatctataggttggtgtgtgtgtataatgtatatcatctataggttggtgtgtgtatataatgtatatatctataggttggtgtgtgtgtatataatgtatataatctataggttggtgtgtgtgtatataatgtgtatgtCTATAGGTTGGtatgtgtatataatgtatatatctataggttggtgtgtgtatataatgtatatcatctataggttggtgtgtgtgtataatgtatatcatctataggttggtgtgtgtgtataatgtatatcatctataggttggtgtgtgtgtataatgtatatcaTCTTTAGGTTGGtggtgtatataatgtatatcatCTATAGGTTGGTGTCTGTATATAATGTAAATATCTatagtttggtgtgtgtgtgtgtatataatgtatatatctataggcTGGCCTGCTGTTTGACAACGGGGGGACGGTGTTCTTCAGTGTCTTCATGGCCCTCTGGTCCGTCACCTTCCTGGAGTTCTGGAAGAGGAGCTGCAGCTGCCTGACGCACCGATGGAACTGCAGTCAGTACCAGGAGATGGAGGTAGGGCTGGGGATACCCTATGGATCAATCTACCTTATCCTACtgatatatatcaatataccTTATGCTACTGATATAGTATATCAATGTACCTTATGCTACTGTTATAGTATATCAATGTACCTTATCCTACTGATCTATATCAATATACCCTATGCTACTGTTATAGTATATCAATGTACCTTATGCTACtgatatatatcaatataccTTATGCTACTGATATAGGATATCAATATACCTTATGTTACTGTTATAGTATATCAATGTACCTTATCCTGCtgatatatatcaatataccTTATGCTACTGTTATAGTATATCAATGTACCTTATGCTACtgatatatatcaatataccCTATGCTACTGTTATAGGATATCAATGTACCTTATGCTACtgatatatatgaatataccTTATGCTACTGTTATATATCAATATACCTTATGCTACTGTTATAGTATATCAATATACCTTATCCTAGTGCTATATATCAATATACCTTATGCTACTGATATAGTATATCAATGTACCTTATCCTAGTGCTATATATCAATATACCTTATGCTACTGTTATAGCATATCAATGTACCTTATGCTACTGTTATAGTATATCAATGTACCTTATCCTAGTGCTATATATCAATATACCTTATGCTACTGTTATAGTATATCAATGTACCTTATCCTTCTGTTATATATCAATATACCTTATCCTACTGATGTATATCAATATACCTTATCCTActgatatatattgatatacCTTATCCTGCTGTTATATATCAATCTACCTGCTACTGTCATATATCAATATACTTTATGCTACTGTTATAGTATATCAATGTACCTTATCCTACtgatatatatcaatataccTTATCCTACAATTTTATATCAATATACCTTATTGTACTATTATATATCAATAAACCTTATCCTACTTTTATAAATGAATACACCCTATCCTACTCTTATATATCAATAAACCTTATCCtacaattatatataaatataccttATCCTACTCTTATATATCAATATACCTTGTCCTACTATTATATATCAATATGCCTTATCCAACTCTTATGTATCAAAATACCTTATCCTACTCTAATATATCGATAAACAATACCTTATCCTACCATCATACAATATGTACTTTCATGTTTCGGTAGTAACTATTTGCAGCTCTACTTTGAAGATGTATGTGTTACTTTATTTTGAAGGTAGTGAgtacctttattttgaaggtagtgagtacctttattttgaaggtagtgagtacctttattttgaaggtaGTGAGTACCTTTATCTTGAAGGTAGTGAgtacctttattttgaaggtaGTGAGTACCTTTATTTTAAAGTTATTAAgtacctttattttgaaggtagtgagtacctttattttgaagggtGTTCTCGCGGTGTTTCAGGAGCGCCCTCGGCCGGAGTTCACGGCGATGGCTCCCATGACGACCAGGAACCCCGTCACCGGGGCGGAGGAGCCCTACTTCCCCGAGACCCAGCGGCTCCGCAGGATCCTGACGGGAGGCACGGTCATCGTGGTGATGGTAGGACTGGGGTTAGTGGGGGGGTTAGTGTGGGGTTAGTGGTGGGGTTAGTGGTGGGGTTAGTGTGGGGTTAGTGGGGGGTTAGTGGGGGATTAGTGGTTGGGTTAGTGGTGGGGTTAGTGGGGGGGTTAGTGTGGGGTTAGTggtggggttagtgttagtggtggggttagtggtggggttagtggggggttagtgggggggttagtgaggggttagtggggggttagtgaggggttagtgGGGGGTTAGTGGTGGGGTTAGTGGTTATGGTAGGACTGGGGTTAGTGGtggggttagtgttggggttagtgttggggttagtgttggggttagtgttgttggggttagtgttggggttagtgttgttggggttagtggggggttagtgttggggttagtgttagtggtggGGTTAGTGGGGGGTTAGTGGTGGGGTTAGTGGTGGGGTTAGTGGGGGGTTAGTGGGGGGTTAGTGGTGGGGTTAGTGGGGGGTTAGTGGTGGGGTTAGTGGGGGGTTAGTGGTGGGGTTAGTGGGGGTTAGTGGGGGGGGTTAGTGGTGGGGTTAGTGGGGGGGTTAGTGGGGGGTTACTGGGGGGTTAGTGGTGGGGTTAGTGGtggggttagtgttggggttagtgttagtggtggggttagtgaggggttagtggagggttagtgaggggttagtggggggttagtggggg harbors:
- the LOC115561053 gene encoding anoctamin-7 isoform X3 translates to MTSMTSMTSALCPQLYEILARTSKLGTSKLGTSMTSMTSALCPQLYEILARTSKLGTSKLGTSMTSMTSALCPQLYEILARTSKLGTSKLGTSMTSMTSALCPQLYEILARTSKLGTSKLGTSMTSMTSALCPQLYEILARTSKLGTSKLGTSMTSMTSALCPQLYEILARTSKLGTSKLGTSMTSMTSALCPQLYEILARTSKLGTSKLGTSMTSMTSALCPQLYEILARTSKLGTSKLGTSMTSMTSALCPQLYEILARTSKLGTSKLGTSMTSMTSALCPQLYEILARTSKLGTSKLGTSMTSMTSALCPQLYEILARTSKLGTSKLGTSMTSMTSALCPQLYEILARTSKLGTSKLGTSMTSMTSALCPQLYEILARTSKLGTSKLGTSMTSMTSALCPQLYEILARTPYGDVTRGEVGVDRLLSEEVFSAAYPLHEGSYEVPRGVTSDRLSVRQVLFQYWARWGSWYRYQPLDHIRDYFGEKVALYFAWLGFYTGWLVPAAVMGTVVFLFGFWLVTTDLPAKELCHSDIIMCPLCNICSHWNLSSICLTFKAGLLFDNGGTVFFSVFMALWSVTFLEFWKRSCSCLTHRWNCSQYQEMEERPRPEFTAMAPMTTRNPVTGAEEPYFPETQRLRRILTGGTVIVVMVFMVLMFLIAIILYRTIVSIVIYRAQKSFVVLSASRIASLTGSLLNLLVIMTLSRIYISLAYILTRWEMHRTQSKYEDMFILKVFIFQFVNFYSSPVYITFFKGRFIGYPGNYNELFGIRNEDCGPGGCLIELAQELLVIMVGKQLINNIQEFLSPKLKGWWQARKGEEGGGQKEPPLPWETDYQLLVCEGLFSEYLEMVLQFGFITIFVAACPLAPLFALFNNWLEVRLDAHKFVCLPAGLQLLLRTPAPLPLDPRRQPRRLRQLHPLLRPSQRHQPIKPRLQVSRLQRSDGELPARVLPAVGSEAGLRHHLRSKFTFIHHQAWRHVIKEQHVVFLSGHVIDLMVPDVPEEVETKIKREFYMAKEALAEHQSADRTLIPGQMELGGVRQRVTDAVLQGTLVNLLQSYSDPSQDTST